Part of the Leucobacter insecticola genome is shown below.
CGTGTTCCCGACTTCGGTGCACATCGCCGTGACGGGGGCGCTCGTCGAGCAGCTCGTACCGGCGCTCTCGCACCTCGCCGAGGCGTTCGAAGCGAAAGCCGAGCTGTGGAAGACCGCCGTCAAGCCCGGCCGCACACACCTGATGGACGCAACCCCGGTCACCCTCGGCCAGGAGTTCGGTGGCTTCGCTGCGCAGATCCGCTACGGCATCGAGCGGGTACAGGCTGCGCTCCCCCGTGTCGCCGAGGTCCCCCAGGGCGGCACCGCGGTTGGCACCGGCATCAATACCCCGCTCGGCTTCCCCGAGAAGGTCATTGCCGAGATCGCCGCATCAAGCGGACTGCCGATCACCGAGGCACGGGACCACTTCGAGGCGCAGGCAAACCGTGACGGCCTTGTCGAGGCCTCGGGCGCGCTGCGCACCATCGCCGTGTCGCTCACCAAGATCAACAACGATCTGCGCTGGATGGCTTCGGGCCCGAACACCGGTCTCGGCGAGCTGCACATTCCCGATCTGCAGCCCGGCTCCTCCATCATGCCCGGCAAGGTAAACCCCGTCGTTCCCGAGGCCGTGCTGATGGTGTGCGCGCGGGTCATTGGTAACGACGCGACGATCGCCTGGGGCGGCGCTTCGGGATCCTTCGAACTCAATGTGCAGATCCCCGTCATGGGCACCGCGCTGCTCGAGTCGATCCGTCTGATGTCGAACGCATCGCGCGTGCTCGCCGACAAGACCGTTGCGGGCCTCGAGGCAAACCTCGACCGCGCAGCAGCGCTCGCGGGCATGAGCCCGTCGACCGTGACCCCGCTCAACCGCCTCATCGGCTACGAGGCAGCTGCAAAGATCGCGAAGCACTCGGTCGCGAAGGGCATCACCGTGCGCGAGGCCGTCATCGACCTCGGCTACGTTGAGCGCGGCGAGGTCTCAGAGGCAGAGCTCGACAAGGCCCTCGACCTGCTCTCGATGACCCACCCGGGCGTCGCGAAGTAACACCCGTCCCGCTACCGGCGCTTGAGTGAGGCGTTGCACTCGCTCAAGCGGCGGCGGTGGGTCGAGCGCGACCAGCTCCGCTCGCTCAACCGAACTTCTATTCGTATCCGTGACACATGCACGCGGGCGCGAGGAAAGGCACTGATGGACGGGTGGCAGGCGCGCGTCGACGCAGTGTGGAACGACCCCGCGGCATCCGCGGAGGAGGTGGTCGCGCGGATCACGGAGCTGGTGGCGGCGCTGCCAGCGGATGATCCGCGCGGCCCGTTCGAACTCGGCGGGGCCTACGATTCCGCGGGCCAGGAGGCGGCCGCTGCAGAGCAGTACGCCCGCGCGATCGAGCTCGGTGTGAGCGGACGGGCTCGCGCCGCGCTCGACATTCAGTATGCGTCGACGCTGCGCAATCTGGATCGGGCCGAGGAAGCGATTGAGATCCTGCGAACCAGCCGCAGAGACCCCGACCTCGGTGCGTCACCCGACGCATTTCTCGCGCTCGCGCTACACTCGGCGGGCCAGCCGGAGGAGGCCCTCGCTGTGGCGCTCGACGCGCTCATCCCGTACCTGCCGAGCTACGAGCGTTCTCTCCGCGGCTACGTCGAGGAGTTGCGCGCAGGAGCCGCCAACTGACTCAGTCGGTGAGCGAGGCGCGCACCGTCTTCGCGAGAGCGGAGGCTGAGGAGGGATGGAACATCCCGGCGAGCACGTCGCGGTACAGGCGGGCAAGTTCCGAGTCGGCTTGGAAGCCCCGGGACCCTGCAAAACGCATCGCGACATCCACGGCCTGCCGCGCTTCGTCACAGACCTGGTTGCGGGCCGCGGCGAGCGCCAAGAACCAATCGTCACGCTCACGAAGCCCATCAACGTCGCGCGCGAGCAGCGTCAGCGTATCGACCGAACGGCGATGATCCAGCACGGCCGTTGTCAGCCGCGAAGCGAGCTCGGGATCATCGAGCCGGATTCCCTCGCCGTCCAGTCCCGGCCGGTTCGCCGCCCCCGCGCAAGCTCGAGCGCGCGATCGGCGATCCCCGCATACACGGACGCGGTCAGCAGCGAGAACGAGGAAAAGATGGCGAGCACGAGCGGGTCGCTGCCGTCGAACGGGGCGATCCGCGCGGCAACATCTTCGGGCAGGAGCGGAACCTTTTCAAGCGTGGTGTTCCAGCTCTGCGTAGCCCGCATCCCGAGCGGGTTCCAGGTTCCGGGGTGCTCGATCCGCCCGCTCGGAAGCCCGAGCGAACCCTGATCCTGCTGCCGCACCCCGGCGGCCTCGCGACGCACAAACCCAAACACCAACTGGAGTTCTTCGCCCGGCAGCTCACAGCGCGCGTGCACTCCCAGCCGGGTCCACACGGGCGAGAGAGTCGTAAACACTTTGGTGCCAGAGACCAGATAGCCGCCGTCCGGCTGCGGCTCGGCTCGCGAGTGCGCGTCCATCAGGACCGCGTCGTTGCCAGCCTCGGAGATCCCGAACGCAAACACCTCCCCGGCCACCGCGTCGCGCAGCACCCAGTTGAGCGTGCCGATCCCGCGCTCGTGCAGGAAGCGCGCCACCTGCACCCACACGAGGTGCATGTTCACGCCGAGCGCGGTCGCGGGGCGTAAGAGGCGAGTCGCCGTTGGCAGCGCACGAGCGTGTCGAGCGAGATCCCGGCTCCGCCTATCTCGCCCGGCACCACCACCGCAAGGTATCCGCTCTCGCGCAGCTCGGCAAGGTCCTCGCTGAAGAATCGGTTGTCGGCGTCGTAGCCGACGGCGCGCTCGCGGAAGCGCTCAAGCATCGCGGCGGGCAGGATCGCTTCAGGAGTGGGATCGGTCATCCCCCCACCCTACGCCTACCCCCGTTGACCGGCCAGAGGCTGACGAGCGTCCGTGATACTGACGAGCGTCCCCCATACTCGTTCGTCATTGTGCGTCGCGATTACGGACACTCGTCGGGTTGGGGGACACTCGTCGGTCGATGGGGCGCGGGATCAGGGAGCGGGAGCGCCGCAGCTACGGGGTGTCGAGCAGCTCCGTGACGAGCGCCGCGATTTCGCTCCGCTCAGAGCGGGTGAGCGTGACGTGACCGAAGAGCCTGTGACCCTTCAGCTTTTCAATTACCGCGGCGATCCCGTCGTAACGCCCCACCCGCAAGTTGTCGCGCTGCGCCACATCATGGGTCAGGATCACCCGAGAGTTCTGGCCGATCCTGCTGAGCATCGTGAGCAGCACACCCCGCTCCAGCGACTGCGCCTCATCAACAATCACGAACGCGTCGTGCAGTGATCGCCCGCGAATGTGGGTGAGCGGCAGTACCTCAATGAGATCCCGCGAGATCACCTCATCAAGCACATTTTCCGAGACGATCGAGCCGAGGGTATCGAACACGGCCTGCGCCCACGGGTTCATCTTCTCCTGGTGATCGCCGGGAAGGTACCCGAGCTCTTGGCCTCCCACGGCATACAGCGGCCGAAAGATCATGACTTTCCGGTGCTGTCTGCGTTCAAGCACCGCTTCAAGACCGGCTGCGAGCGCGAGCGCCGACTTACCCGTACCTGCGCTGCCTCCGAGCGACACGATTCCGACCTCAGGATCAAGCAGCAGATCGATCGCGAGCCGCTGCTCGGCGCTGCGCCCGGTGAGCCCGAAAATCTCGCGGTCGCCGCGCACGAGTGTCAATGATCGCGCACTGTCGACCCGACCGAGCGCCGAGCCGCGGGGCGAGGTCAAGATAAGCCCGGTGCCCAGAGGGAGATCGGCAAGCCCTTCGACCTCATCGAGCCGATCATCTTCCCAGAGTTTCCGCATCTGCTCTTCGGTGACTTCGAGCGCGCTCGTGCCGGAATAGCTATCGTCCCGCGCGAGTTCCGCACGGTATTCCTCGGACCCGAGCCCCAGCGCCGCGGCCTTCAGACGCATCGGTAGATCCTTCGACACCACCGTGACTTCAAGCCCCTCGGAAGCAAGGTTCTGCGCGACCGCGAGCACCCGGGTGTCGTTGTCGCCGAGTCGCATGCCACTCGGAAGCGCGTCGACGTTTGTGTGGTTAAGCTCCACCCGAAGCGTTCCCCCGGCATCGCCCACGGGCACCGAGGAATCGAGGCGCAGATGCTTCTCACGCAGCTCATCGAGGATCCGCAGCGCTCGTCGCGCGAAGTATCCGAGGTCAGGATCGTGGCGTTTCTTCTCAAGCTCCATCACCACCACAACCGGGAGGATCACCGAGTGCTCCGCAAACCGGAACAGGGCCATCGGATCGCTCAGCAACACAGAAGTATCAAGCACATAGGTCCGCTGCGCCTGCTCAGCGGGTGAGGTCGTCTTCGCTCCGGCACTCGGGCGGCTGGTGAGGTGCTGGGTGTTGGCCACGATGGCTCCTTAGGCTGTCCTAGGCTCCAACTGGAAGCTGAAGCCTCCTCGGCTTCAGCGGATGGCGGTGTTGTGCATGTAGCGAGCCACCCGCTCATCGGACGCGATGCCCGATACCTGACAAGGTACGACGTGATGCGCAGAGTACGCGAAACGACACGCAAAAGTTCATCTGAACGATTCATGAGCGAGTAGGGTGGCATCATGACCGACGCAAGAATTGTCAGGACCCGGGCGGCGCTGCACGCTGCCATTTTGGAACTCGCGGCGCAAAAGCCCGTCCCCGACATCACCGTGTCCGAGCTCGCGCAGCAGGCCGGGATCAACCGAGTGACGTTTTACAAGCATTACACCTCCCCTGCAGATGCGCTGGGCGCCGCCATCGAGCGAGAGCTTGCTGACGCACGCCAACACTTCCTTGCGGGACACGAGGGACCAACACTCAATCCTGGGCAGGGATTCCGCGAAGGAGTTTCGTTGGTGCTCGACCACGTCGAGCGCCATCGAGCCCTGTACCTTTTGGCCATCAATACCCCGCAAGACGGCTCCGTGCCCAACAGCCTCGCGAATCATTTCACAAAATCAATGCAGGAGTACCTCGCTTTGCGGGTGAAACTCTCACCGCCAATTCCGGAACTCGACGAGCAAATGGTGGCGGGCTACTACGGTTACGCCATGGTTGGAGCGATCAAAGGGTGGCTCCTGAAAGGCAATGCCAGCCGCGAAGAGTTCGCTCAGGTCCTCGTCTCGCTGATCCCCACCTGGTGGTTCATCAACGAGGACTAAAACGCTGCAATGCCGGTGAGTTCTCGCCCGATCACGAGCTGGTGCACCTCGTCAGTGCCCTCGTAGGTGCGCACTGACTCAAGGTTCGCCATGTGACGCATCACCGGGAAATCGCTCGTGATTCCGTCGCCGCCAAGAATCGAGCGGGCCGTGCTTGCGATCTTGATTGCTTCCCTCACGTTATTGAGCTTGCCGACCGAGATCTGACCGTAGCTGAGGGTGCCCGCGTCTTTCAGGCGCCCCAGGTGCAGCGCAAGCAGCAGCCCCTTTTCGTACTCGACGAACATGTCGGCAAGCTGCGCCTGAATAATTTGCTTGCCACCAATCGGGGCCCCGAACACTTCCCGGCTCTTGGAGCGTTCCACGGCGACCTCGAGACAGGATCTGGCAGCCCCCATCACGCCCCAGGCAATCCCGTAGCGGGCCTCATTGAGGCACTTAAATGGGGAGGAGAGACCCTTGGATTTCGGCAGGATCGCGTCCAGTGGGAGGCGCACATCGCTGAGCTCAATCTCGGTCTGCAGCGAGGCTCGCATGGATAGCTTGTTTTCGATCGCGGTCGCTGTGAACCCCGGGGTATCGGTGGGCACAACAAAGCCGCGCACCACGCCCTCCTCATCTTTCGCCCAGATCACCCCGACCGCGGCGATCGTGCCGAGACCGATCCAGCGCTTCTTACCGTTCAACACCCATTCCTCACCGTCACGGCGAGCCGTGGTGAGCATCGTGTTGGGATCGGATCCGCCCTGCGGCTCGGTCAGTCCAAAAAATCCGATGGCCTCGCCGCGGCCCATCGCCGGCAGCCAGCGCTCTTTCTGCTCTTCGGAACCGAACTTGTAAATCGCGCCCATCGCGAGCGAGCCCTGCACGGAGAGTGCTGTGCGGAAGCCGGAATCGACGGCTTCGAACTCCATCGCGACGAGGCCGTAAGCAACGGACGAGGCCCCGCGCAGGCCGTAACCCTCCATATACATACCAAATGCGCCAAACTCACCCACCTCGGGCAGCAACTCGACCGGCAGCCGTCGATCCTCGAACGCTTGGTCAATGACCGGGCGGATCCTGGTCTGCGCAAATTCACGCGCCTTCAGCTGCCACTCGCGCTCCTCTTCGGTCACGTAGTCGGCGACATTGAAAAGCTGGTCGATCGTGGTGGTCATGGTACTCCTGAAGAAAGTGGTGGGGGTCAGTTTGAGCGCGGCAGCCAGGTGGCGTCCTGGTGCTCCCCAACGCCGGGTGGCGCTGCCTGGTATCTCGCAGGCGTAGCGGAGAAACTGATCGGTGTCGCGATCGAGCGCAGCTTCGCCGTCGAACCGTCTGGGGCGGTTGCGGGGGTTTCGGCGACGATATCAAGGCCGAGGGACTGCGCAAGATCGATCGCCTGGCCGATCGTATTCACCCGCCCGGCAGGGATGCTCGCCGCGGTGAAGGCCTCGATCCATTCCGCGGCGGATCGCGTACGCAGCGGCACCTCAAGCGCGGCCCGCAGCGCGACCCGGTTCGCTACCCGCTCCGGATTCGTGGCGAATCTCTCGTCGCTCGCAAGCTCCGACACTCCGAGAACCTCGCACAGCCTCGCGAACTGCCCGTCGGTGCCGACGGCGAGCGCGATCGGCTGGTCGGCGGCATCGAGCGTTTCGTAGGGCGCGATCGAGGGGTGGGCGTTCCCCATGCGTCGGGGTGATACTCCGGTTTCGAGAGTCGAGGAGGCCTGGTTTGCGAGCGCGGAGAGCAGGGACCCGAGCAGCGTAACCTTGACGTGCTGCCCCGAGCCGCCGAGCGTATCTCGCGCCCGCAGTGCGGCCTGGATCCCGATCACGGAGTTGAGGCCCGTGAGAATGTCCACGAGTGCGACGCCGACCTTCATTGGCTCGCCGCCCTGCTCTCCGGTGATGCTCATGAGACCGCCGACCGCCTGCACCAGCAGGTCATAGCCGGGCAGGTCTTTGCCCGCCGCGTCGCCAAAGCCGGAGATCGAGCAGTAGACCACTCCGGGGTTGACCTGAGACAGCGCCTCATACCCCAGGCCAAACCGCTCCATGGTGCCCGGTTTGAAGTTTTCGATCACCACGTCGGCCGTCTGCGCGAGCTCGGTCGCGCGGGCGAGACCTGCCGGGTCGCGCAGATCACAGACGACCGAACGCTTGCCGCGGTTCACTCCCGCGAAGTAGGTGCTCTGGCCGATCGCGTTCACCGGTGGCCGCCACTGCCTCGTACCGTCTCCCTCGGGGCTTTCGATTTTGATAACGTCTGCGCCGAGATCAGCGAGGATCATTGTCGCGTGGGGACCTGCGAGCACGCGGGAGAAATCGGCGATTCGGATCCCGCTCAAGGCACCAGAGGGCCGCTGTTCGTCCAGGGCCTCGTTCATGACTTCCCCTCGTCTCCCGATTCGTCGCTCTCCGTCCAGGGAGCGCCTGCTGTCGTCTCAGTCTAGGCATCGCTAGCGTACGAAGAATCGCAACCCTGCACACTCAACACAACCAACCCTATGCAAGAATGCTGGTATGGTTGCACTCTCCTCCCTGCTCGCCCTGCCCCATCTCGGGCTGCGACTCGTGCAGGCTGGGCCCGGTGATCCAGAACTCGTCTGGGTGTCGACGACCGAACTGCTCGACCTCAGCGAGCACCTCGAAGGCGGGGAGATCATCCTCACCACCGGCCTCACGCTCGACGGCAGCGATCCACGATGGCGAGATTTTGTGGCGAGCCTGAGCCGGGCGCGGGTCGCGGCCATCGGATTCGGGATCGGCGTCAATCACGAACGCATCCCGGCTCCCCTGATCCACGCCGCCAGCACGTATCGAGTCGCCCTGTTCGAGATCCCGCTGCCCACCCCGTTCATCGCGGTGAGCAAGGCCGTCGCCGAGCTGCTGCGGGCCGACGAGCTGCGCGCGGCCCGCAGTGCGCTGCAGGTACAGCAGCGACTGCTTGACCGTTCGCGGGGGGATCAGGATCCGGCCGAGGTGTTAGCCAGTATCGCCCAGGCAACGGGCCGACACCTTGCGCTCCTCGGTTCAGACCATACGGTGCTTGCGAGCACGGCAGGGTTCTCCGCGGAGCAGACAGACGTCGAGTACATCGCGCTCGACTCGGAGGATGCGCTCAGGCTCGCTGTCGCGGGAAACACCCCGCTGACGTCGGAGGGCCGCTCGGTTATCGCCGCGGGTTCGATGGTGCTTGGTGCGATGCTGCGCGGGGACCGCGCGGAGGAAACCCGAGAGCGTGGGCGCTGGGAGCGTTTCACCGAGAGCTTACTCACGGGCACCGGGTCACCCGACAGCTCAGCGATCCTGAACCCGTCAATTGAGCTCCCCGAGCGCGTCAGAGCGATCGCGCTCCAAGGCACCTCGGAAGACATCGCGGAGTGGCGAAGGCGCCCCCGAAGCGGCCTCGACCGACTCATCGCCCCCTCCTCTGAATCGCCTCGCGCGCCCGGGCTGAGCCTCGCTTGGCAGCTGTGCGCGGATCTGGAGACCGCCGTCGAGCAGGCACTCAAGGTCGCAGCCGGCCATGATCTTGACGCGGTCGTCGGGAGACCCGCCCCGATCGCTGATTCACTGCTGAGCTTCCGATCCGCGCAGGCGCGACTGCAGTCACTCTCACTCACCGCTCCGCTCTACACGGCACCGCGTGTGCCGGAGGTGGTGTGGGCGGATCGAGACGCCCCGCTGCTCGAAGCGTTACTGAGCGCCACCTCGGACGGCGCCGAACCCGCCAAGATGCGCGGTTCGCTGAGCACGAGCGTACTGGGGCCACTCTCCCGCTTCAGCACCGAACTTCAGGCGGCCGAGCGCGCACAGCTCAGCGAAACACTGCGGGCCGTCTTCCTGGCCGACGGCCAGCGCGGGCCCGCCGCAGCGGCGCTCGGGATCCACCGCAACACGCTCCGAGATCGACTTACTCGCATCGAACGCTTGACCGAGCGCTCCCTTTCTGACCCCGATGATCGCGCCGAGCTGTGGTTCGCTCTGCGGCTCGAGGATGCTTCGTAGCGCACCACGCGCCAGCAGAAGCCTTCACACCGCGGGATCAAGCACGCGCGCTGCAGCATGGCACAGCGCCTTGACAACTGCGCGCACCTCGGGGCGCACCTCGTCCTTCGCCACCAGGATCATGAGTTCGCGTCCGTCTTGCTCCGCCAACCCGTAGGCTCGCACCCCCGGGTGTCGGTAACTGATCAGGCTCAGCCGGGGCACAACAGACACGCTCATGTCTCTGGCCACAAGCTCCTGCACCACCATGTAGTCGTCAGTGGCGTGCCGAATGTCGGGAACAAACCCCTCCCGCTCGGCAATCCGCAGAAAGCGTTGACGGCAGCTCGGGCAACCGCTTACCCAGCGATCATTTGCATGCTCGCTGAGCCTGCGCGTCTGCGGCCCGGCACCCGCCACCCTGCGCTGCGACACAATGAGCTGCAACGGATCCCAGCCAATCGGAATCGTTTCAAACGCTTCCCACTCCGGGGTTTCCTCACCGTCGGAGCGAAACACCAGGGCAACATCGGCCGCACCCCGCCGCAGCATCTCGGGCACCGCCACGGGTTCCAGCTGCTCCAGTTCGATAGCGGGGGCCTGCTGGGTATCAGCCCGGGCGATCAGCTCAGACATTGCCGGCGCCACAATGCTCGTGCAGGCCGAAGGAAATGCGACGACACGCACGGTGCGGGCCTCCTCCCCCACGAGGCTCGCCACCTCCCGAGCAGCTCGTTCCAGATGACCGTCGATCAGTACCGCGTGGCGCAGCAAGCGCTCGCCCGCGTCGGTCAATTGCACACCCTTCACGGTGCGCGTCACCAGTGTTACCCCGAGCCCCTGTTCGAGCCGACTCACCTGACTACTGAGCGCCTGTTGGGTCCATCCGAGCTCACGAGCGGCCGCAGCAAACGAGCCCCGTTGCGCCACGGCCCGAAACGACATCAGCGCTCGCGGATCGATTTCCGAGGCCACTGTCGTCTCCGTTCGCACGCTTCCCAACCGGAGAGTGTCGGCTCCTCTGGCAGCGCCTACTCCGGTACCCTCACGCTACCGCGTGTCTTCGATTTGCGCGAGCCGGGCCATCACCTCGCGCAGCCCGGGATTGATCGCGGTCGATGCGTCCGAAAAGATCACGGTCGGAATCAGCCAGTCCTCGCCCCCGTTGAGCGTGATCGCAAGCCGCTCAGCCGCGGGATCCTCTTCGACGAGCACCTCGCGAAACACGATACTGCTGCGGGTCAGCACGGCTTTCAGTCTCCGGCAGTACCCACACCAGACGGCGGAAAACACCGTCACGGTGCCGCGTTCAGGCAGATACGGCGCCAGTTCCTCGAGGCTGAACGATGCCGCTTCCCCGCTCATCGCGCTGCTCCGGTAAGAATCGCGGCGCGTTCCAGACGACGCATCGCCTCGCGCGCGTGGGGGTGCGGGATCGCGGCGTTGAAGCGAATGAAGCCCCGCCCAGCAACTCCGCAACCGGCCCCGTCGGTGACGACCAGTTTCGCCGCGTCGTAGACGGTCTGCGCCGCGCTCTGCTCCGCGCGCAACAACCCGGAGTCATTCAGATCGATCCATAGCAGGTACGTCGCGTCTGGGCGGATGATCTGCAGGCCGGTCTGCTCGGCCGATTGCTCGATCGTGGCGGCAGTATCCGCGACCGTCTGACGCAGGTAGTCGATCGTTTCCGTCAACCATGGGCGGCCGAAAGAATAGGCCGCCTCAGTTGCGACGACGCCCAGCACCGAGGTCTGATGCTCGTACCAGTGACCAATGCTCTGCCAGTGCGCCAGGTGATCAGGGTTCGAAAAGACGAGCTGGCCGCATTTCACCCCGGGAATGTTAAACGCTTTGCTTGCAGAGGTCGCGGTGATGGTGTGGGCTGCGGCGCGGGCCGAGCGTGCGGCATAGACCTGATGCGGAGCAGCGCCGAGGATCAGCGGCGCATGAATCTCGTCCGAGAACACCAGCCCATCGTGCTCGGCAACGATGTGTTCGATCTCGTCGAGCTCCGACGGCGTCGCAACCTTGCCGATGGGATTATGGGGATTGCACAGCACGAGCAGGCGTGCACCGGCGGCGAACGCCCTGCGAATCCCTGCGAAGTCGTAGCGCCACGCGCCGCCCTCGCGAATCATCGGGACCTCGATGACGGGCCGATTCATCTGGTTGGGCATCGTCGTGAAGGGCATGTAGCCGGGGGTCGGCACAATGATCGGCGCTCCCTCCGGCAGGAAGTGGGTGAGTACCGCGCGGAAGCCGCCGACGAGATCGGACACGGGCCGGATCTCCTCGGACCTTGGACGCCAGTCGTAGGAGGTGTCGAGCCATTCGGCCACTGCGGTCTGCAGGCGCGCCACGTCATTCTCCCCGATATACCCGAGTTCCCCTCGCTCTAACGCGCTGAAGAGGGCCCGGGTCACCGCAGGCGGACAGCCAAATGACATCTCCGCAAGGGTGCGGCCAATGT
Proteins encoded:
- a CDS encoding acyl-CoA dehydrogenase family protein, which codes for MLDHRRSVDTLTLLARDVDGLRERDDWFLALAAARNQVCDEARQAVDVAMRFAGSRGFQADSELARLYRDVLAGMFHPSSASALAKTVRASLTD
- a CDS encoding PhoH family protein, whose amino-acid sequence is MANTQHLTSRPSAGAKTTSPAEQAQRTYVLDTSVLLSDPMALFRFAEHSVILPVVVVMELEKKRHDPDLGYFARRALRILDELREKHLRLDSSVPVGDAGGTLRVELNHTNVDALPSGMRLGDNDTRVLAVAQNLASEGLEVTVVSKDLPMRLKAAALGLGSEEYRAELARDDSYSGTSALEVTEEQMRKLWEDDRLDEVEGLADLPLGTGLILTSPRGSALGRVDSARSLTLVRGDREIFGLTGRSAEQRLAIDLLLDPEVGIVSLGGSAGTGKSALALAAGLEAVLERRQHRKVMIFRPLYAVGGQELGYLPGDHQEKMNPWAQAVFDTLGSIVSENVLDEVISRDLIEVLPLTHIRGRSLHDAFVIVDEAQSLERGVLLTMLSRIGQNSRVILTHDVAQRDNLRVGRYDGIAAVIEKLKGHRLFGHVTLTRSERSEIAALVTELLDTP
- a CDS encoding MalY/PatB family protein — translated: MQSAPATGDGVIEGDGVITGDIGRTLAEMSFGCPPAVTRALFSALERGELGYIGENDVARLQTAVAEWLDTSYDWRPRSEEIRPVSDLVGGFRAVLTHFLPEGAPIIVPTPGYMPFTTMPNQMNRPVIEVPMIREGGAWRYDFAGIRRAFAAGARLLVLCNPHNPIGKVATPSELDEIEHIVAEHDGLVFSDEIHAPLILGAAPHQVYAARSARAAAHTITATSASKAFNIPGVKCGQLVFSNPDHLAHWQSIGHWYEHQTSVLGVVATEAAYSFGRPWLTETIDYLRQTVADTAATIEQSAEQTGLQIIRPDATYLLWIDLNDSGLLRAEQSAAQTVYDAAKLVVTDGAGCGVAGRGFIRFNAAIPHPHAREAMRRLERAAILTGAAR
- a CDS encoding tetratricopeptide repeat protein translates to MDGWQARVDAVWNDPAASAEEVVARITELVAALPADDPRGPFELGGAYDSAGQEAAAAEQYARAIELGVSGRARAALDIQYASTLRNLDRAEEAIEILRTSRRDPDLGASPDAFLALALHSAGQPEEALAVALDALIPYLPSYERSLRGYVEELRAGAAN
- a CDS encoding class II fumarate hydratase, yielding MGEVRVPKNALYAAQTQRAVENFPISGSGLEPAQIVALARIKRAAAIANAELGILDAAISKAIVAAADEIIGGSHHDQFPVDTYQTGSGTSSNMNMNEVLATLATKHLGAPVHPNDHVNASQSSNDVFPTSVHIAVTGALVEQLVPALSHLAEAFEAKAELWKTAVKPGRTHLMDATPVTLGQEFGGFAAQIRYGIERVQAALPRVAEVPQGGTAVGTGINTPLGFPEKVIAEIAASSGLPITEARDHFEAQANRDGLVEASGALRTIAVSLTKINNDLRWMASGPNTGLGELHIPDLQPGSSIMPGKVNPVVPEAVLMVCARVIGNDATIAWGGASGSFELNVQIPVMGTALLESIRLMSNASRVLADKTVAGLEANLDRAAALAGMSPSTVTPLNRLIGYEAAAKIAKHSVAKGITVREAVIDLGYVERGEVSEAELDKALDLLSMTHPGVAK
- a CDS encoding TetR/AcrR family transcriptional regulator produces the protein MTDARIVRTRAALHAAILELAAQKPVPDITVSELAQQAGINRVTFYKHYTSPADALGAAIERELADARQHFLAGHEGPTLNPGQGFREGVSLVLDHVERHRALYLLAINTPQDGSVPNSLANHFTKSMQEYLALRVKLSPPIPELDEQMVAGYYGYAMVGAIKGWLLKGNASREEFAQVLVSLIPTWWFINED
- a CDS encoding LysR family transcriptional regulator, with protein sequence MASEIDPRALMSFRAVAQRGSFAAAARELGWTQQALSSQVSRLEQGLGVTLVTRTVKGVQLTDAGERLLRHAVLIDGHLERAAREVASLVGEEARTVRVVAFPSACTSIVAPAMSELIARADTQQAPAIELEQLEPVAVPEMLRRGAADVALVFRSDGEETPEWEAFETIPIGWDPLQLIVSQRRVAGAGPQTRRLSEHANDRWVSGCPSCRQRFLRIAEREGFVPDIRHATDDYMVVQELVARDMSVSVVPRLSLISYRHPGVRAYGLAEQDGRELMILVAKDEVRPEVRAVVKALCHAAARVLDPAV
- a CDS encoding PucR family transcriptional regulator, which encodes MVALSSLLALPHLGLRLVQAGPGDPELVWVSTTELLDLSEHLEGGEIILTTGLTLDGSDPRWRDFVASLSRARVAAIGFGIGVNHERIPAPLIHAASTYRVALFEIPLPTPFIAVSKAVAELLRADELRAARSALQVQQRLLDRSRGDQDPAEVLASIAQATGRHLALLGSDHTVLASTAGFSAEQTDVEYIALDSEDALRLAVAGNTPLTSEGRSVIAAGSMVLGAMLRGDRAEETRERGRWERFTESLLTGTGSPDSSAILNPSIELPERVRAIALQGTSEDIAEWRRRPRSGLDRLIAPSSESPRAPGLSLAWQLCADLETAVEQALKVAAGHDLDAVVGRPAPIADSLLSFRSAQARLQSLSLTAPLYTAPRVPEVVWADRDAPLLEALLSATSDGAEPAKMRGSLSTSVLGPLSRFSTELQAAERAQLSETLRAVFLADGQRGPAAAALGIHRNTLRDRLTRIERLTERSLSDPDDRAELWFALRLEDAS
- a CDS encoding CaiB/BaiF CoA transferase family protein; protein product: MNEALDEQRPSGALSGIRIADFSRVLAGPHATMILADLGADVIKIESPEGDGTRQWRPPVNAIGQSTYFAGVNRGKRSVVCDLRDPAGLARATELAQTADVVIENFKPGTMERFGLGYEALSQVNPGVVYCSISGFGDAAGKDLPGYDLLVQAVGGLMSITGEQGGEPMKVGVALVDILTGLNSVIGIQAALRARDTLGGSGQHVKVTLLGSLLSALANQASSTLETGVSPRRMGNAHPSIAPYETLDAADQPIALAVGTDGQFARLCEVLGVSELASDERFATNPERVANRVALRAALEVPLRTRSAAEWIEAFTAASIPAGRVNTIGQAIDLAQSLGLDIVAETPATAPDGSTAKLRSIATPISFSATPARYQAAPPGVGEHQDATWLPRSN
- a CDS encoding acyl-CoA dehydrogenase family protein; this encodes MTTTIDQLFNVADYVTEEEREWQLKAREFAQTRIRPVIDQAFEDRRLPVELLPEVGEFGAFGMYMEGYGLRGASSVAYGLVAMEFEAVDSGFRTALSVQGSLAMGAIYKFGSEEQKERWLPAMGRGEAIGFFGLTEPQGGSDPNTMLTTARRDGEEWVLNGKKRWIGLGTIAAVGVIWAKDEEGVVRGFVVPTDTPGFTATAIENKLSMRASLQTEIELSDVRLPLDAILPKSKGLSSPFKCLNEARYGIAWGVMGAARSCLEVAVERSKSREVFGAPIGGKQIIQAQLADMFVEYEKGLLLALHLGRLKDAGTLSYGQISVGKLNNVREAIKIASTARSILGGDGITSDFPVMRHMANLESVRTYEGTDEVHQLVIGRELTGIAAF
- a CDS encoding glutaredoxin domain-containing protein; translation: MSGEAASFSLEELAPYLPERGTVTVFSAVWCGYCRRLKAVLTRSSIVFREVLVEEDPAAERLAITLNGGEDWLIPTVIFSDASTAINPGLREVMARLAQIEDTR